The window AGATGAACAGCCACGACGCGGTGACGGTGCGCTCGACGGCGACACACGCGACCTACCACCTGGTCGATTTCGCCGACGACGCCACCCGGGAGGCGCTTTCGTCGCTGTCGGTCGGCGAGTCCGTCCGCCTCGACCTCTCGCGCGTCGGCCGCCGCGGGAACGTCTGGCGGGCCGACGACGCCGCGTCCCGATCCCCCGCCGAGGTCGCGACCGAGTCCGCCGGAAGCTGATTCCCGCCGCCCGGTTCGCGCTCTCGGACGCCGCTCGGTGCTGTCTCTTCGCTTTCGGGCCTCGATCTCCCGCTCCCAAACAAATATCATCACGTTCTATCATTTGGTACCTATGGACGAACTGGACGACGTGTTCGTCGCGGACGCGGTCGTACACGCCTACAACCAGGCCGAATCGAACTTCCGGGTGCCGCGGTACGCACAGCAGGTCGCCGAGATCGGCGTCGGACTGGAGAGCAAGATGCCCGAGGGCTACCGGCGGACCCGCGAGTCGTTCCTCAGCGACTGGCCGATCGAGGAGACCGAGAACGCGCTCTTCCGGGAGAGCCGGACCGACTTCGCCGTCATCCACCCCCAGTCCATCACGGTGTTCCACGACGGGCTCACCGCCGAGTCGAAGGCCGAGCAGTTCGTCGAGCGCAACCCGACGCGGGCGGCGGCGCTCGCCAGCGTCGACGCCGTCGGGATGGACGACCCGCAGGCCGAACTGACCCGACAGGTCGAGGCGTTCGACCCCCACGGCGTGAAGGTGTACCCATCGTACTGGGAACAGGACGGCACCCACCACGGCTTCAAGATGGACGACCCGGAGGTCGCGTTCCCGCTGTGGGAACACGCCGCCGACCTCGGCCTCGACGTCGTCGCCGTGCACAAGGCGCTCCCGTTCGGCGCGGTCCCGATGGATTCGTACAAGGTCGGCGACGTCGAGGAGGCGGCGGCGTCGTTCCCGGATCTCACCTTCGAGATCGTCCACGGCGGGCTCTCCTTCGCCGAGGAGACCGGCTGGCAGATCGCTCGACACCCGAACGTCTACGTCAACCTCGAACTCACGCTGGCGGAACTCGTCACGTCGCCGGAGTCGTTCGCGGAGACGCTCGAAGACCTCCTCTACGGCGGGGGCGAACTGGCGCTGGAGAAGATCCTCTGGGGCACCGGCGCGCCGCACTTCCACCCCGGCCTCCTGCTCGAACGCTTCTGGGAGTACGACTTCCCGGAGATGAAGAGCTTTTCAGGAACGTTCGAGATCACGAAGGAGGACAAGAGGAAGATCCTCGGCGAGAACTGGGCGGAGGCGCACGGCTTCGACGTCGACGAGATCCAGTCAGACATCGAGGACGATCAGTACAGCGACGTCGAACTGACCGACGAGTGGGAGTCGACGGGCTTCGAGGTGGCCCAATGAGCGTCGAATCCGAAGCGTCCACCGACGTCGAGTCCGCGGTCGTCCCCGACACCATCGACCGGGTCGACGCCGACGGGAGCGTCCCCGCCGCCCGCGTCTTCGAACGCCTCCGCGACGTCGTCGACCCCTGCAGCGCCGCTACCGGTTCGAATCTCGACGTCGTCGCGATGGGACTGGTGAAGTCGGTCGACGTCGACGGCGGCCACGTCGACGTCGAGATGCGGCTCACCTCGCCGATGTGCCACATGGTCCCGTACTTCTACGAGGAGGTCGAGGGGAAGGTCGGCGGCCTCGACGGCGTCGAGTCGGTCGAACTCGACACCGACGCCGGATTCGAGTGGAGCGAGGAGCTGATGTCCGAGGGCGCGAGGAGGAAGCGACAGGCGGTCCTCGACGAGCAGGCCGCGCGGTACGAGGCCGAGCGGTCGGCCGAGCGCACGGGCGCGTCCTCGGACGCCTAGCGCCACCGGGATATATCTCACTGCGGTTCCGACGTCCGGTCGTCAGATGACGTCGGGACGAACCGCGACCGAGACGGACGAACCGGGGCCGCTTTACGCCTTCCGTCAGTTCTTCGCGCTCGAACGAGACGTCCTGGTGCTGTCGCTGGCGATGTT is drawn from Halobellus limi and contains these coding sequences:
- a CDS encoding amidohydrolase family protein translates to MDELDDVFVADAVVHAYNQAESNFRVPRYAQQVAEIGVGLESKMPEGYRRTRESFLSDWPIEETENALFRESRTDFAVIHPQSITVFHDGLTAESKAEQFVERNPTRAAALASVDAVGMDDPQAELTRQVEAFDPHGVKVYPSYWEQDGTHHGFKMDDPEVAFPLWEHAADLGLDVVAVHKALPFGAVPMDSYKVGDVEEAAASFPDLTFEIVHGGLSFAEETGWQIARHPNVYVNLELTLAELVTSPESFAETLEDLLYGGGELALEKILWGTGAPHFHPGLLLERFWEYDFPEMKSFSGTFEITKEDKRKILGENWAEAHGFDVDEIQSDIEDDQYSDVELTDEWESTGFEVAQ
- a CDS encoding metal-sulfur cluster assembly factor, with the protein product MSVESEASTDVESAVVPDTIDRVDADGSVPAARVFERLRDVVDPCSAATGSNLDVVAMGLVKSVDVDGGHVDVEMRLTSPMCHMVPYFYEEVEGKVGGLDGVESVELDTDAGFEWSEELMSEGARRKRQAVLDEQAARYEAERSAERTGASSDA